AAGACATTCGGCGCCGAGTTCGATTGGTCGAAGGAGCCGCCGCGCTTTCATGTTGAGAGAAGGCGTATTCAGTCACGCTGAATCGCGGCCACATCTCCGTGCGATAACCGAGACTTGACAGGTCCAGATAGGTTCACACTCGGCTCAGAAGACAAAGGTTCGCCATGGCATACATCAGGCGGGTCGGCCAAGACCGTCGGCGAAACGTGTACGACATTCGCCCGACCCGGAGTTCCGGGCGCTGGCGGTGACGTTCCAAGACCGTCACAGAGTCCGAGCAGACGCCGAACAAACCCAGGGAACATCGGGGGGCGATGGGTCGCTTCTATGGATCGCCACTTCGTGGCGATGCTGTGCGGGTAGGTTCAATTCCCGCCCCGGGCACGCGGGGGTCTGTCTTTTCGAGGTGTTCGAGTCCCTGCCGGGTCTCGAAACGTCGGTCGGTGATGATTACAGCCACCGTCGGAACCAGGTCTTTTCGACGATGACCTTGGCGATATGCCAACGGCGGCCGACGCTGTAGAGTTTTATCTGCGGTGTCGGATCGGCGTAGAAATTTCCACGACCGAAACCGGCTTTGCCACCACCAACTTCGATGAAACATCCTCCATGGCCGTCGAATGAGGCCGACTTGCCATTTCCCGTGATTTCACGGGCGATGTTTTGTGCGACGACCGCGGCCTGGCCTTCGGCGAACACTCCCGCCATGGGGAGCGGCTTTCCCACTGCCAGGGGGATCGCCGTAACGTCGCCGATGGCGTAGACGCCGCGGAATCGCGTTCGGAGGGTGTTTCGATCCACTGGGATCCAGCCGGACTCGTCGACGAGTCCCGATTCTCGCACCACCTGAGGGGCGCGGTGAGGCGGTACGTAGGCCAACAGGTCGAAGTCTGCATGGGCTCCGTTCTCAAAGGCGATGCGTCTCGTCTGCAAGTCGACGCCGGTTAGTTGGTGCTCGGGGTGGAACCCGATCCCCTTGTTTTCGACCATCTGACGGACACCGGCGGACACTTGTGGACCCGCGACTCCCATCGGGCCGGCCTCGGCGGCGTACAGGTCGATCTGGGTTTTGTCGCCGACACCTCGCTTCTTGAGATGGTCGTCGATCAGCATTGCCGCCTCGTAGGGAGCCGCGGGGCATTTGTAAGCAGGGGTCGCGGTGAGAACGACAACCTTGCCACCAGCGAACGTATCGAGGTCGTCTCGTAAAGCTGCGGCTCCGGGCATCGTATAGAAGTTGTGTCCCGCCTCACCGAGGCCGGGCACTGTCTCGGGGGCGAGTTCGGCTCCGAGTGACACAATCAGGTAATCCGCATCTAAGTCTCGAACGGCTGTGTCGGACGGGCTCCCAGAATCGTTTTGCCCTGCTGCGTTGACGATGTGTACGCGGCGCTCTTCGGGATCGATGGACTGGATATCGCCATACACGACTTCGATCCCCTTCCTCGCGAGTCGAGCTAGGGGACGACGGATGTCTTCGGCGGTGCGCCGCCCCGTCATAAACCACAACAGCGACGGTGCGAACAAGTGGTCACGCTCCCGGTCAACGATGATCACGCGATGAGCTGCGGGCAGCTTCTTACGGAG
This window of the Acidobacteriota bacterium genome carries:
- a CDS encoding NAD(P)/FAD-dependent oxidoreductase, giving the protein MTESKSILILGGGIGGVVAARSLRKKLPAAHRVIIVDRERDHLFAPSLLWFMTGRRTAEDIRRPLARLARKGIEVVYGDIQSIDPEERRVHIVNAAGQNDSGSPSDTAVRDLDADYLIVSLGAELAPETVPGLGEAGHNFYTMPGAAALRDDLDTFAGGKVVVLTATPAYKCPAAPYEAAMLIDDHLKKRGVGDKTQIDLYAAEAGPMGVAGPQVSAGVRQMVENKGIGFHPEHQLTGVDLQTRRIAFENGAHADFDLLAYVPPHRAPQVVRESGLVDESGWIPVDRNTLRTRFRGVYAIGDVTAIPLAVGKPLPMAGVFAEGQAAVVAQNIAREITGNGKSASFDGHGGCFIEVGGGKAGFGRGNFYADPTPQIKLYSVGRRWHIAKVIVEKTWFRRWL